In a single window of the Candidatus Binatia bacterium genome:
- a CDS encoding ABC transporter substrate-binding protein, with protein MMKAGVLARYKSPELANYDKEFFDPEGQWATAFLFEWLFAYNTNFVDARFLPANYLNLLDPYWKGKLVMDPLPNNFIKGALKVYGETKSLDLFKRLVEEQGVQFRRGRTMQIQLLAAGEFPAAAENLIAHIKRLKSQGAPVNYHYIYPTVLTVSPVSIVKSAPHPHAAALFVDYLLSREGQTVMAEAGYSVAQKKVGVVEEKARKARVVIAPEWEAEAGDKVTKIAKEYFAQSSRATTR; from the coding sequence ATGATGAAGGCCGGGGTGCTCGCGCGCTACAAATCGCCGGAGCTCGCCAACTATGACAAGGAATTTTTCGATCCCGAGGGCCAATGGGCGACGGCCTTTTTGTTCGAGTGGCTTTTCGCCTACAACACCAACTTCGTCGACGCGCGGTTTTTACCGGCAAACTACCTGAACCTTCTCGATCCCTATTGGAAGGGAAAGCTCGTGATGGACCCGCTGCCCAATAATTTCATCAAGGGCGCGCTCAAGGTTTACGGGGAGACGAAATCCTTGGATCTCTTTAAGCGGTTGGTCGAGGAGCAGGGCGTCCAGTTTCGGCGCGGTCGGACCATGCAGATTCAACTGCTCGCGGCCGGCGAGTTTCCGGCGGCGGCGGAAAACTTGATCGCGCATATCAAACGCTTAAAGTCCCAGGGCGCGCCGGTAAACTATCACTACATTTATCCGACGGTGTTGACGGTGAGTCCGGTCAGCATCGTAAAATCCGCGCCTCATCCGCATGCGGCGGCGCTTTTCGTCGATTATCTGCTCTCGCGCGAAGGCCAGACCGTCATGGCGGAAGCGGGCTATTCCGTGGCGCAGAAAAAAGTCGGCGTCGTCGAGGAAAAAGCGCGCAAGGCGCGCGTGGTGATCGCGCCGGAATGGGAAGCCGAAGCGGGCGATAAAGTGACCAAGATCGCCAAAGAGTATTTCGCGCAGAGCTCGCGCGCAACAACGAGGTAA
- a CDS encoding ethanolamine ammonia lyase-activating protein — MEEKEQNPPPKSAYDLWQEEQGIPAYRGHHIEDLYGVKLGPWPWLQGNGAFLNLGEQVNDDAWVIEVPPGKSLAAVRNLFEIQFFVLSGRGSAEVWQPSKPPRVFEWSPGSLFATPLNSYYRLHNGDGKEPARLFAVTTAPTMINLLRDREFIFNNDHVFADRYDNEENYFTGPGTYMGPRTWKTNFVADVRNFKLEERSARGHRSTYIRFSISSNVMAAHIAEFEVGTYKKAHRHEAGAHVVVVSGTGYSLMWPPGGKPTRFNWRDGSVISPPEGWFHQHMNIGPTPARYLALRWNSPEFPRLSHWMADRGETGGYEQIEYENEDPAIRREFEAELKRRGIEARLPEFKRRAAG, encoded by the coding sequence ATGGAAGAAAAAGAACAAAACCCGCCGCCGAAGTCCGCCTACGATTTGTGGCAGGAGGAGCAGGGAATACCGGCGTACCGCGGCCACCATATCGAAGATCTTTACGGCGTCAAATTGGGTCCGTGGCCGTGGCTCCAGGGCAACGGCGCTTTTTTGAACCTCGGCGAACAAGTCAACGACGACGCCTGGGTGATCGAGGTCCCGCCCGGAAAGAGCCTCGCGGCGGTGCGGAACCTCTTCGAGATCCAGTTTTTTGTTCTGAGCGGCCGCGGCTCCGCCGAAGTATGGCAGCCGAGCAAGCCGCCGCGCGTTTTCGAGTGGAGCCCGGGCAGTCTCTTCGCGACGCCGCTGAATAGCTACTACCGTCTGCATAACGGCGACGGCAAGGAGCCGGCGCGGCTCTTTGCCGTGACGACCGCTCCTACGATGATCAATCTGCTGCGCGACCGCGAGTTTATTTTCAACAACGACCACGTCTTTGCCGACCGCTACGACAACGAAGAAAATTATTTCACGGGACCGGGGACGTACATGGGGCCGCGCACGTGGAAGACCAACTTCGTCGCCGACGTGCGCAACTTCAAGCTCGAGGAGCGCTCCGCGCGCGGACACCGGAGCACGTACATCCGCTTTTCTATCTCGAGCAACGTGATGGCGGCGCACATCGCGGAATTTGAGGTCGGCACGTATAAAAAAGCCCACCGGCACGAAGCCGGGGCGCACGTCGTCGTGGTCTCCGGCACCGGCTATTCGCTGATGTGGCCGCCGGGAGGAAAGCCCACGCGCTTCAACTGGCGCGACGGCAGCGTGATCTCGCCGCCCGAAGGCTGGTTCCACCAGCACATGAACATCGGCCCGACGCCCGCGCGTTACCTCGCGCTGCGTTGGAACAGCCCGGAATTTCCGCGCCTGAGCCACTGGATGGCCGACCGCGGCGAAACCGGCGGCTACGAGCAGATCGAGTACGAGAACGAAGATCCGGCGATTCGCCGAGAATTCGAAGCCGAGCTCAAGCGCCGCGGCATCGAAGCCCGGTTGCCCGAGTTCAAACGGAGAGCCGCGGGATGA